In Caldicellulosiruptor obsidiansis OB47, a single window of DNA contains:
- a CDS encoding gamma-glutamyl-gamma-aminobutyrate hydrolase family protein, translated as METEEQKVNKVSLMNVLIFGGFDTESGKLYVMNEYIEVLVMLNAKPIIFPISILSTELLKEYIQVCECVLFCGGEDVHPKFYGKEPQWGIRRINLLRDKIELEAMKISYEMDRRVLAICRGVQVMNVAFGGTLIQDIERKSSISHYQNLNGMYGYHTVEVVGGLFTCIFGSQKILVNSFHHQAIDQLAPGFEIEAVSTDGIVEAISKKDRSFFVGVQWHPELMAKDDMFQRRLFERFLKE; from the coding sequence ATGGAAACTGAAGAACAAAAAGTGAATAAGGTAAGTCTAATGAATGTGCTTATATTTGGCGGGTTTGATACAGAGAGTGGAAAACTTTATGTTATGAATGAGTACATAGAGGTACTTGTGATGCTAAACGCAAAACCCATAATTTTTCCTATAAGTATCTTGTCAACCGAGCTTTTAAAAGAGTACATACAGGTGTGTGAGTGTGTTCTTTTTTGCGGTGGTGAGGATGTTCACCCCAAATTTTACGGCAAAGAACCTCAGTGGGGAATAAGAAGAATCAATCTTTTAAGAGATAAAATAGAGCTTGAGGCAATGAAAATTTCATATGAGATGGACAGAAGAGTTTTAGCAATCTGCAGAGGCGTGCAGGTTATGAATGTTGCGTTTGGTGGGACTTTGATACAGGACATAGAGAGAAAATCCTCCATCTCTCATTACCAGAATCTTAATGGTATGTATGGATATCATACTGTTGAAGTTGTTGGAGGGTTGTTCACTTGCATCTTTGGTTCCCAAAAGATTTTGGTAAACTCTTTTCACCATCAGGCAATAGACCAGCTTGCACCTGGGTTTGAAATAGAGGCAGTGTCAACAGATGGTATTGTAGAGGCAATTTCAAAAAAAGATAGAAGTTTTTTTGTAGGTGTGCAGTGGCATCCTGAGCTTATGGCAAAAGATGATATGTTTCAAAGGAGGCTTTTTGAAAGATTTTTGAAGGAGTGA